One Rhizobium binae genomic window, GGTCGTGGGATAGCGGTGGCCGCATGATGGCGGACTGCGGCAATTGCTGGTATCTATTTACCACATCTTTTCCCTGGCGGAGAACCGAGATGAGCGGCTCAAAGCGGACAGCATCGATGACATCGACGCGCTCCTTTACACTGGCATCCAAGCGCAAAGCAGCCGCGAGACTAGCGTCGAGTTCCTCACTGAGTTGGCAGAGATGGGCTGGGTCGGTGTCGCCGAAAGCCATTTCGATAGGCGCTGAATTGATCTCGCTCGATCGAGGTCGCTGAGTCTCCATCCAGTCATGGAGGGTAAAGTTTCCAAACTGTCTGGACGCGGTGACGGGGACTTGGCAAATCTCTGCAATAAGCCTGGAGGGATCGCAGAGATTTGCCAAGGCATTAAGTCGCACAGTCTGGTCGCCGCAATCCTCTGTGTCTGGCCGCGGATGCAGCTCCGGCCAATAGAATTCGACATAGCCGGCAAGCAACTCAAATCCCTGACGGAGGCCAGGGTATCCAAATTGGCTGAGAGCGGAGCGTGTTAACATAACACCGACGCGCAAATCCTTCGTGCGGGCAGCGAGGCCCAGGCTCAACTGCCACACTTGGTGCCAGTCGGGAGCCACTCCGGCTACAACGGAATCTCCCATCTGCTGACCGGGCCTGCCCTGCGCGGCCATCTCAAGTTCAAGAAAACTCAAATCGTAGTCGAGAGCATCACCGCATGGGTTGCCGTCGCTGACCGCCTTTAATAAATGATCTATATCGAGCATAGCCAAATTCCCGTTTGCCCTTCACAGCGTCACGCTGCCCGAAGGCCCGATCAGTCTGAGGTCATGTCTGACTGTCTAGCTGATGATCGACGGCCAGTGGCATGCGAGAGGCATATGCGGTCATCGTCAAAGCGGACCGGAATTCCTTTCGTTGATGGGCAAATACCAGCTGCGCATGCGAGGGTGTTAGAAAAGCACTCTAAGCTCCCCTTCAGCTTCGATTTTTCGAACAACGTGGAGCCAGCGGATGTCTTTGGACAATAAGGTCGTTTGGTCGGAGGGATTGTTTCTCCGGCCGCAGCATTTTCAGCAAAACGATCACTACTTCGAAAAGCTGATGCGCAGTAGAACGGCCGTTTTGCATAGCTATGCCTGGGGCGTGACCCACCTCAGGCTCAACCAGGAGCTGCTTGGTTTGGGAAAGATTGTTATCGATTCAGCGCATGGAGTGCTGCCAGATGGCACTCCTTTTAGCATTCCCGACGACGCGGACCAGCCAGGCCCGTACGAGGTGCCCAGCAATGCCCGCGATTCGCTTATCTATCTCGCAGTTTCACTTTATCAGCCAGGAGCAGTGGAAACAGATGCGCGAGCAGAGATAGATGTCCCGACCCGCTTTAAGGTTGCTGTTCAGGACATTGTCGACACAAATGCCGGCGAACGCAGCAACGCTTCCATCGAAGTGGCGAGGCTACATTTTCAGCTCTTACCGGACACTGCAGATCGCGCTGGATTCACCTGTCTTCCTATAGCGCGCGTAATAGAGGTTCGAGCCGACCGGCAGATCGTTCTCGACGAGGATTACATCTCGCCAACTCCTGACTGTGGCAGTTCCCGTGTTCTCTCTAATTACATGATCGAAATAAGCGGCTTGCTTCACCATCGGGGTGAGGCGCTGGCTGCGCGGGTTTCGCAATCGGGCGGGGGCGGGGTGGCGGAGATCGCTGATTTCCTTCTTCTTCAGGCAATCAATCGTTACGAGCCGTACTTCCACCACCTTTCCAAAGCGGCAGGCGTGAATCCAGTGAGACTTTATGGCCTCATGGTCCAATTGGCCGGTGAACTGGCGACATTTTCTCGAACCGAGAAGCGTCCTCCAACTTTCGTCAACTACAGGCACGACGCTTTGTCGCACACTTTTGTGCCAGTGATCCGGTCGATTCGATCCTCGCTGAGCACAGTGCTAGAGCAGACGGCGATATCGTTGCCGTTGCAGCAGCATAAGTATGGTGTCCATGTCGCGGAGGTGCAAGACCGCTCGCTGCTCACAACGGCGAGCTTCGTGCTAGCCGTGCGTGCCGACGTAGAGACCGAACGGCTGCAACGCGAGTTCCCCACTCAAATTAAGATTGGTCCGGCTGAGAAGATCAAAGAGCTAGTCAACGTCGCGCTGCAGGGGATTGTCATCAATCCTCTGCCGGTCGCCCCACGGCAGATCCCTTTCCAGGTCGGCGTCACCTACTTTGAGATCGACCAGCACAGCCGGCTTTGGAAGGACATGCCTCACTCCGCGGGCTTGGCGCTGCATGTGGCGGGTGATTTCCCGAATCTCCAAATGGCTCTCTGGGCCATCCGCGGTCATAGCGACCGTTCGACTAGCTCAGGCTAAAATACTCGCGACGAAGACGAAAGCCAATTCATCGGTGAACTGCAGGCATAATCCAGGCGATTGGATCGGGCGATAGAATATCGAAAGTCTATTCGAGGATCGTGGTCTTATTCTGTCTAACGACCACCATGACCATGTCAAAGCACCGCTGCGCGATCGAGCGAGCGGATAGGATTCGCAATGATCAAGCCCAACGACAACAGCGTATTTCTGAACGGCCAGGCGAAACCGCTGCCGTCGGAGGTGTCAACTACCTTGAGTGGCAGTGATGTCACTCGAACCGGCTGCTACACGATCAATATCGACGCTTTTTCAAGAGAGCATGTTAGCGAGCCCTGTTGGCACATTGGAGGCTCCCTTGATGAGTCGAGGTTGGTGGACGTCGTCGAAGTGGCTTCTGAGCTGTCTGTTTGCAGGGTTACGCGACTCGGGGAGCTGCTCGATCGAGACTGTAATCTTCCGCCGTTTTTGGATGTAAAACAATGCCAATCGCTAGCCAGCGTAGATATCCGGCAGGCGGACATTCTCTCAGATCATATCCCGGACCATGCGTGTGTCTTCGTTCACCCGAGGCAATCGGTTGAGACCATTCCAGACGATTGGGATCTCGCGACAGAACTAAGGATAACACAGGCGGTTGGGAAGGTCGGTTGTGGCGACGAAAAACATGTGGCCGTAGCGGCCTTACCTGCCGCCTGTGGTCTATCTTCAGCAGCTATTGAACAAGGCGATGTTTTAGCCGTTACGGACCGTGCGGAGCTGACGCTACTGAATTCCGCCGCCGGTCTCGGCACCACGTTCTCGCCATGCGAAGCCGCCGCCGGGTGCACGGTGACCAAGCAGCCCGTTGGAGGCCGCCTAGAAGTCATGGCGGGCGCCAGGAAGGCGTTGCAGGCGGCTCTGTGCTCCGACGCTTCGCCACTCCTTCAAGGGGACATCGGCGTCGAGCCAGCCTTAGCTGACATCAATGCGCATGAGGCTTTCATGCTTACCTCACTGCTGAAACCTCTACTGAGCGTCCGCGAACGACTCTGCCCGGCAGCGATCGAGGCGTCGGTTGTGCGGACCAGTTGGCTCTGGAGTGGCAGGGGGAAGGCCAGACTTTGGGATGAGTACTGTCGTGTCTTCAATGATGTCGTCTCGGACATCGAGAGTGACATCCTTCGGAGCTTTGCCGCCGACGTTGGATCGTCGCCCCGCGTGGGCACGCCAACCCAGAAAGAACCACCGGTTGCGGTGAAGGTTCAAAGGGATCACAGCCGTGTTGACTGAAGAAACCGTATCAAGTCCCCCCGAGTCTGCCGCCGCCCCTGAGCCCTCGGCCTTGACGTCGCCAGCGATAGACCAACAGTTCTGGGAATCGCTAACGCTCCACAGGCTCAATCCACTTGTCGCGGCCGCTGCAGCGCTGCTGAGCCTTTGTGCTCAACTCAAGAGCAATACGGAACATAAGAATGTCGAGGAGCTTCGGCTGCAGGTCTTGCGAGAGATTGATGTGTTCGATCGCCGGATAGTACAGCTTAGACTACCGGCAGGGGCGATCAAGATTAGCAAATATGCTCTCTGCGCTACTATTGACGACATCGTTCTGAATACCGCGTGGGGTAACCAGAGCATATGGACAACGCGGAGTATGGTCGGGACGTTGTTCGGCGAGACCTGGGGCGGGGACCGATTCTTCGACCTTCTGGAGCGCTTAAAAAGGGGCCCGGCAATCAATATCGAATTGCTGGAGTTGCTCTACTACTGCATGCGGATTGGCTTCGAAGGCCGCTTCCGGGTGGCTGCTAGAGGTGCGTCCGAACTCAGCCTGCTGTGCGAGGATGCGTACCGCCTGATCCGAGCAGCGCGGGGTGACTTCGAGGGTGACATATCCCCGCGCCGGAAAGAACGCGCAGACGCGCGTAGACCGCTTCGCCGATTCGTTCCCACGTGGGCCATCGCCGCATTCGGCGTAACCTCCGTCCTATCGCTTTATGGGGGGCTCCAGTACATATTCGCCAACCGTTCTGATGTGGTCCTCGCGGAGCTCGCCGCTCTGCCACCGAGCGGTGCAGTAAGGATGGTGAGGGCCACCACAAAAGCCACAGGTGCTACTGACAGCAATAGACTACGTCATTTTCTAGAGACTGAGATCCGCGATGGGTCCGTCACTGTCACCGAGGATGCGCAACAGATTTTAGTTACCATCCGCGGCTCCGGGATGTTCGACCCGGCAAGTTCGATCGTGAATGTATCATTCGTGCCGCTTTTTCTGCGGATTGGTCGAGCACTGAACGAGCAGCCGGGGCCAGTTATTTTAACCGGACACACCGATTCGGTGCCAATCCAATCTCTTGTCTATCCTTCCAACAAAGATCTCTCTCTGGCGCGTGCCAAAGCAGCGGGTGAGACGATCAAATCAACAATGAGAGAACCCGGGCAGGTGAGAGAACAGGGCAGGGGCAGCGGTGAACCGATCGCTTCCAATGCGACGCGAGAAGGGCGCGCCAAGAACCGGCGGATCGAAATCATAATCCGAAAGTCAAATTGAGAATTAGATCATGCAGTCAATAAACAAAGCGCTTCAGTCAAAATGGCTTCATATCGGACTAGTTGGTCTCGTAATTGCAGGAATCTTTCTGTTTGGACGGAACCTCTCATTTGGTGGCATCGGCCCATTTGACACCCTCAGCGAGCAGCTCCTGGCGTCAACGTTGATTCCCATCGCGTATGTCGTGATCTATATGATCCAAGGCAACTTCGAAGACTTTTTCCTTGACCGAGTGTCCGGTATGCTGGACGGCCATGGGGTAAAACAAAAGGAGGACGGCGCGGGATCTTCTTCTTCCAACTCGGGGAAAACGCCCGCCAACGCCGCTACGAGAGCAGAGTTGGAGACGATGTCAGCTCGTTTCCGTGAAGCCCGTACCACGCTCAAGGGTCTCCGTCGTGACGGCGTCCTCGACAGGCGGTGGCTCTATAAATTTCCATGGTACGCAATTATCGGTGCGCCCCGGTCTGGAAAAACCACCGCGATTGCTAATTCGGGCCTCGGTTTCCCTCTGGCACAAAGACTCAGCCGGAAATCCGCGAGCAAGGTCAAAGAAGCGCGAAATTGTGATTGGTGGTTCACCGACCATGCCGTGCTCATCGATACTCCGGGACACTACATAGTCCACGAGCCCAATCCTGACCAGAGCAAAGAGGTCTGGCATGGCTTCCTTCGACTGCTCAGCCGCACACGCCGCCGACAGCCACTGAACGGGGTGTTGGTATCAATCGCGATCAACGAGCTGAGTTCGTTATCCGAGGACGAGTTCCTCCATCATGCCGGATGTATCCGACAACGGATTCTTGAGCTTTACAGAGAACTCGGAGTGCGACTGCCGATCTATGTGCTACTCACCAAGAGCGACCTGATTGCTGGATTTAACGAATTCTTTGACGACCTCGGAGGCGAGGGGCGTGAAGCCGCTTGGGGATTCACCCTCGCTCAGGTGCCATCGGAGAGGGAAAGCAATCCGATGGAAAGTTACGCAACGGAATATGATGCACTCGTTGGGCGTCTCAACGACAGGCTGCTCGAACGGATACACCAAGAGAGCGATATTCAACGTCGCGCACTTGTGTTCCGATTCCCACAGCAGGTCGCAAGTCTGAAGCATCCGTCACAAAACTTTCTGGAGGAAGTCTTCGCTCCCAATTCGTTCGAGGATCCGATCATGCTCCGGGGCGTCTACTTCGTGAGCGGGACGCAGGTGGGCACGCCGATTGACCGCGTCGTGACGGCGACCTCGCGGACTTTCGGTATCACTGAGCCGGCCAGACCTATTTCGCCGGACCAGAAGCGTAGTTATTTTATTGCTCGTTTGCTTCGAGAACGAGTTATCGCCGACGTTGGGCTTGTCGAGACCCACCCCCATGCCGAACGGCGTCAGCGTTGGCGTCGATATTGCCTCTGCGCGATGATCAGCGCACTTGTGGTCGTTGTGTCCGTCTTCTCGATCGTCAGCCTCGCCCGCGAAGTCCATATGATCGAAAGGGTTCGTCAACCGCTGAGTAGCTATGCCCAGGAGGCGGAGAAGCTCAGGATCGACGTGGTGGACAATAGCGATCTTCGACGGGTCTTGCCGCTGATCAAGCGACTGCGCGACATGAGGACCGACTATGATGAAGGCATCAGATCGAGCCATCCCCTCCAAAGAATTGAGTTTGACAAGAGCAAAGAGATCCGCATTCAAACCCGTGCGGCCTACGGTCGTGGTCTTGAAACGATCTTGCTGCCGCGTCTGATTTTGCGACTGGAAACACTACTGGCGGAACGACAGGATGATCCTCCTTTCCTTTATCAAGCGCTGAAAATATATTTGATGCTTGGGGGACAAGGTCCTTTTGAGCCCAAGGCCGTCAAAGACTGGATGACCCTAGACTGGCAAGTGCAGTTTCCAACTGAGGCCGATGCCAGCCTTCGCCACGCGTTGGCCGAACACCTAGATGCTCTTTGTGAGAACCCTCGGTTAAATATTGGTCTCGACAGCCATTTAATTGAAAAGACCCGCGCGAAGCTCAGGACCATCTCACTATCCCGCCGAGTCCTCAACATCATCACAACCACTCCTCAGGCCATCCAATTACCAACATGGCGTCTATCCGACCACGCTGGACCGACGGCGGAGGACGTCCTGATCCGCAAATCAGGACAACCGCTCAACACTGGGGTCGCAGGCATTTACACCCGAGCCGGGTTCTATGGCCCTGTCCTGCAACTTTTGCCACGGATAGCAGATGCGGTTGTTGCAGAAGGTTGGGTGCTCGGTGATCAGGTGATCACTCCGGGCGATAAAGCGAGTCAGAAGCTGCAAGAGGCGGCTTTGGATCTCTACTTTCAGGATTTTGCGTTTTATTGGGATCAACTCATTAACGACATCTCCATCCGTTCGATCGCAAGTGTTGACGACATGCTGCGAACGTTGAATGCCCTTTCCGCGCCGACGTCGCCTATGCGTTTGTTCCTCGCCGCAGCGGCACGCGAGACCAAGCTCGGCGAACCACCGGCACCCGAAACGCCGACTAAAGGTAACAGCACTGCCCAGGGGGAGCCTTGGCGAAGCGACCTCCAGGCACTCTTCCATCCGAGGATTGTCTCCCGCGATCCAGAAAGCCAACCCCGGCTCTATACCGATGAGCATTTCCACTGGTTGCACCAGCTTGTCGATGTGGCGCCAAACAGCCCGGCGGGCGCCCAAGCGCCGATCGACAGCGCAATCCGCGACCTTAGCACTCTCTATCAGTCGCTCAGCGATGTGCAGAGCCCGGCGCTTGAGAAGGGTGATCAAACCACTGTCGCCATCCGCAAAATTGAAGCCGGAGCAGCCAATTTGCCGCCACCCATCCAGCAGTGGGTTGGTGGCGTGGGCCACCTAAGCTCGAAACTCTCGATCGGCGACACAAAACGCCGTCTCGCGAAGATGTGGACGGTTGGTGCTGGTGATTTGTGTCGACGCGCGACCGCGGGACGGTACCCCTTCGCACGCGGATCCCGTCGCGATATTCCTTTGGGAGATTTCGCTCGGCTGTTTCGCCGACATGGCATAATAGACGCATTTTTCTCAGAGCACTTGGCGAGCATTGTTGATCGTTCCGAGGGGTCGTGGAAGTTTCAGTCGACGGGAAATGCCGATATACAAATTAACCGAGATGCCTTGGCGCAGTTCAAACGAGCGGCTGCAATTGGGGACTCCATGTTCAAGGATGGCGGCAATCAGCCGTCCTTTGACTTCCTGCTAACTGTCGCTGACACCGATCCGTGGACCGACGAGGTGGGGGTCGAGATCGACGGCCAGCAACTCACGCAGCGCCGAGGAGCATACAAACCTGTGCGTTTCCACTGGCCCACGGATGGTGGCGTCGGTGGCGCTTCAGTTACTTTCGACGCCTTCGACCGTACGGCGCTTTCTGAGGTGGGGCCCTGGGCGTTGCTCCGGCTATTGGATAAGGGGAAAACGCTTCCCCAAGCAGACTCCGACCGCATTTACGTGCGGATGGAGGCTGGCCGCCGATGGGCGACATTCATCCTGCAATCCGACAACCTGATCAACCCGCTATCTCGCAGCCTCTTATCGCAATTCCGATGTCCACAACTCTAACGGAAAACTGCCATTGATCCGAGTGAGGCTGCAGTCGGAAGTTGCCAAAGATCAATGCCGGTGGACGGGATAGGCTTACCATCGGGTCGCGGAGAAACCCGATAGGGGCTTCCACTTGCCTGAGGGGCGATCTCTTTGATCGACGTCGTCGCTGGCTCGGGCTAGGGAAAGGCCACACTACGTCCATCTTTCAGCGAAATTGAAACTACGCCAACCAAAATGGAGACATACAATGAGCCAAGTACACAGTTCGCAAATGGCCCAGCGCTTCTTGTCCGTGATCAGGAGCACTCAAGCCAAAGAAGGACTCGAATTCTGCTTTGCTGTTGGCACCATCGTCATCGCCGGCGATAAGAAGCCAGTGGTTTTGGTGCGGAAAAAAGGCCTGACGAGCCTGCGGAGAGCATTGGAGGATATGCATTATAAAACTGTCAAAGGTGTTCAAGAGCCCGATGACTTTAAATTTCTGAGGTCCGGCACAGGGAGAATGAACAAAGAGGGCATCATTGTCGTACGGCTTGCCAAAGGAGGTATGGCCAAATTTATGGCGGTTAAGACAAATATGAGGCGTTATTTCAAAGACCTGAGAGTAAGCCTTCCGGATCTACAGGAAGCTGAACTCCTGAATGAAGAAGACCTCAATCGATTTGAGATAGCGGCTCAGGCGAACGCCGATGAGCTGCCGTCAGACAATCAGGAGGTCGCCGAAGCGAACCCCGAGGAAGGTGCTGAAGAAGCTTTGCCGGAAGGGCTGAAGGAAGTCGTTGCCATTTCGGCAGAGGCAATAGCAAGCCACTCCATTCGTATCAGTCGGCAAACGGGGTCATTGCAAACCGCTGAGCTCGGCCCCTTGACAAATAAAATCGATGATTGGCTCAAGGCTATGTTGGCCGCCACGCCGTTGGAAGAGCAGGAGGATGCCTTACACAATTTCACCTGCCGGCTGCTATTGATGCTGGCCTACGACGACCATCGGAGAAATCTTCAGTATGTGGACGAGGCGCCCGATGGCGACGCGGTGAAGACGGATGGTTCCGGCGATGGCGTTGAGCGCGAGGCGTTCATGATAGGTGGGGTTGACTTGGACCACGTTGGGAGACACCCCGTTGAGAAAGGAGAGGTTGTGGAAACCCTATTCCGAATGACCAAGGCCGCTGCTCAAGCGCGACGGCTTCCCTATCATTTGGAAAACTCGAACTCCGACAGAATCACCATGATGGTCTCATCACAATGGCCAAGCCAGTCAGCTGGCAGGCGTGAGGTTTTCGAGCGCCTTATGGCCGTGGTAGAGCAGCGCCTCGGCAACGATGATCAGTTGATTGCCCTGCTTGGCCTCAGCAAGA contains:
- a CDS encoding type VI secretion system-associated FHA domain protein, which translates into the protein MIKPNDNSVFLNGQAKPLPSEVSTTLSGSDVTRTGCYTINIDAFSREHVSEPCWHIGGSLDESRLVDVVEVASELSVCRVTRLGELLDRDCNLPPFLDVKQCQSLASVDIRQADILSDHIPDHACVFVHPRQSVETIPDDWDLATELRITQAVGKVGCGDEKHVAVAALPAACGLSSAAIEQGDVLAVTDRAELTLLNSAAGLGTTFSPCEAAAGCTVTKQPVGGRLEVMAGARKALQAALCSDASPLLQGDIGVEPALADINAHEAFMLTSLLKPLLSVRERLCPAAIEASVVRTSWLWSGRGKARLWDEYCRVFNDVVSDIESDILRSFAADVGSSPRVGTPTQKEPPVAVKVQRDHSRVD
- the tssA gene encoding type VI secretion system protein TssA, with product MLDIDHLLKAVSDGNPCGDALDYDLSFLELEMAAQGRPGQQMGDSVVAGVAPDWHQVWQLSLGLAARTKDLRVGVMLTRSALSQFGYPGLRQGFELLAGYVEFYWPELHPRPDTEDCGDQTVRLNALANLCDPSRLIAEICQVPVTASRQFGNFTLHDWMETQRPRSSEINSAPIEMAFGDTDPAHLCQLSEELDASLAAALRLDASVKERVDVIDAVRFEPLISVLRQGKDVVNRYQQLPQSAIMRPPLSHDQIRNPEEIRGRNDVISILDWICRWYHVNEPASPVPALLERAKRLVSKDFMALLTDLAPDGAAQYRTIAGAAADSGA
- the tssM gene encoding type VI secretion system membrane subunit TssM — its product is MQSINKALQSKWLHIGLVGLVIAGIFLFGRNLSFGGIGPFDTLSEQLLASTLIPIAYVVIYMIQGNFEDFFLDRVSGMLDGHGVKQKEDGAGSSSSNSGKTPANAATRAELETMSARFREARTTLKGLRRDGVLDRRWLYKFPWYAIIGAPRSGKTTAIANSGLGFPLAQRLSRKSASKVKEARNCDWWFTDHAVLIDTPGHYIVHEPNPDQSKEVWHGFLRLLSRTRRRQPLNGVLVSIAINELSSLSEDEFLHHAGCIRQRILELYRELGVRLPIYVLLTKSDLIAGFNEFFDDLGGEGREAAWGFTLAQVPSERESNPMESYATEYDALVGRLNDRLLERIHQESDIQRRALVFRFPQQVASLKHPSQNFLEEVFAPNSFEDPIMLRGVYFVSGTQVGTPIDRVVTATSRTFGITEPARPISPDQKRSYFIARLLRERVIADVGLVETHPHAERRQRWRRYCLCAMISALVVVVSVFSIVSLAREVHMIERVRQPLSSYAQEAEKLRIDVVDNSDLRRVLPLIKRLRDMRTDYDEGIRSSHPLQRIEFDKSKEIRIQTRAAYGRGLETILLPRLILRLETLLAERQDDPPFLYQALKIYLMLGGQGPFEPKAVKDWMTLDWQVQFPTEADASLRHALAEHLDALCENPRLNIGLDSHLIEKTRAKLRTISLSRRVLNIITTTPQAIQLPTWRLSDHAGPTAEDVLIRKSGQPLNTGVAGIYTRAGFYGPVLQLLPRIADAVVAEGWVLGDQVITPGDKASQKLQEAALDLYFQDFAFYWDQLINDISIRSIASVDDMLRTLNALSAPTSPMRLFLAAAARETKLGEPPAPETPTKGNSTAQGEPWRSDLQALFHPRIVSRDPESQPRLYTDEHFHWLHQLVDVAPNSPAGAQAPIDSAIRDLSTLYQSLSDVQSPALEKGDQTTVAIRKIEAGAANLPPPIQQWVGGVGHLSSKLSIGDTKRRLAKMWTVGAGDLCRRATAGRYPFARGSRRDIPLGDFARLFRRHGIIDAFFSEHLASIVDRSEGSWKFQSTGNADIQINRDALAQFKRAAAIGDSMFKDGGNQPSFDFLLTVADTDPWTDEVGVEIDGQQLTQRRGAYKPVRFHWPTDGGVGGASVTFDAFDRTALSEVGPWALLRLLDKGKTLPQADSDRIYVRMEAGRRWATFILQSDNLINPLSRSLLSQFRCPQL
- the icmH gene encoding type IVB secretion system protein IcmH/DotU, with the translated sequence MTSPAIDQQFWESLTLHRLNPLVAAAAALLSLCAQLKSNTEHKNVEELRLQVLREIDVFDRRIVQLRLPAGAIKISKYALCATIDDIVLNTAWGNQSIWTTRSMVGTLFGETWGGDRFFDLLERLKRGPAINIELLELLYYCMRIGFEGRFRVAARGASELSLLCEDAYRLIRAARGDFEGDISPRRKERADARRPLRRFVPTWAIAAFGVTSVLSLYGGLQYIFANRSDVVLAELAALPPSGAVRMVRATTKATGATDSNRLRHFLETEIRDGSVTVTEDAQQILVTIRGSGMFDPASSIVNVSFVPLFLRIGRALNEQPGPVILTGHTDSVPIQSLVYPSNKDLSLARAKAAGETIKSTMREPGQVREQGRGSGEPIASNATREGRAKNRRIEIIIRKSN
- the tssK gene encoding type VI secretion system baseplate subunit TssK, with product MSLDNKVVWSEGLFLRPQHFQQNDHYFEKLMRSRTAVLHSYAWGVTHLRLNQELLGLGKIVIDSAHGVLPDGTPFSIPDDADQPGPYEVPSNARDSLIYLAVSLYQPGAVETDARAEIDVPTRFKVAVQDIVDTNAGERSNASIEVARLHFQLLPDTADRAGFTCLPIARVIEVRADRQIVLDEDYISPTPDCGSSRVLSNYMIEISGLLHHRGEALAARVSQSGGGGVAEIADFLLLQAINRYEPYFHHLSKAAGVNPVRLYGLMVQLAGELATFSRTEKRPPTFVNYRHDALSHTFVPVIRSIRSSLSTVLEQTAISLPLQQHKYGVHVAEVQDRSLLTTASFVLAVRADVETERLQREFPTQIKIGPAEKIKELVNVALQGIVINPLPVAPRQIPFQVGVTYFEIDQHSRLWKDMPHSAGLALHVAGDFPNLQMALWAIRGHSDRSTSSG